The following proteins come from a genomic window of Leptospira bandrabouensis:
- a CDS encoding RNA polymerase sigma factor, translating to MTIANQENKILSDLFRREQVKMTAVLCRHFSLKDIDLVEDIIAETFLRATEVWPQNGIPENPSAWLYTVAKNIAKDGFRKKTSETKKINNVLNTNIEEPKDISFEESLISDSHLAMIFAVCENTISPKSRVCLSLQILCGFSVEEIGFALHSNKEAVKKILFRAREQLRQSKFEIKDLTIDEIKLRMDSVLLTIYLLFNEGYSSKTKDSVIRIDLIKQAMNLGLSLTQTESTKTPELFALMSLFCFQASRLDSRTNTQGSVVIFTDQDKSKWDQNLIQKGNEYFLEAFSTTSRSRYHYEAAIAYWHTQEESLEKWKYILNLYDNFLEIYQSPSVFLNRVFAYSKVYGKQKALNEMENYQDYKNRDYHSLLGYLYSNSNSELASLHYQKAIQKTKSKKEIAVLEQKIKELNSNAFRE from the coding sequence ATGACCATAGCTAATCAAGAAAACAAAATCCTTTCGGATTTGTTTCGTAGAGAACAAGTAAAAATGACGGCAGTTTTATGCCGTCATTTTAGTTTGAAAGACATTGATTTAGTTGAGGACATTATTGCTGAAACATTTTTACGAGCCACGGAAGTTTGGCCACAAAATGGAATCCCAGAAAATCCTTCTGCTTGGCTTTACACTGTTGCCAAAAATATCGCAAAAGATGGTTTTAGAAAAAAAACATCCGAAACAAAAAAAATAAATAATGTTCTAAACACAAATATTGAAGAACCAAAAGACATTAGTTTTGAAGAAAGTTTAATTTCCGACAGTCACCTTGCAATGATCTTTGCAGTTTGTGAAAATACAATTTCTCCAAAAAGCAGAGTTTGTCTAAGTCTACAAATTTTATGTGGCTTTAGTGTTGAAGAAATAGGATTTGCTCTTCATTCAAACAAAGAAGCTGTAAAAAAAATTTTATTCCGCGCACGCGAACAATTACGACAATCAAAATTTGAAATTAAAGATCTTACAATTGATGAAATCAAATTGAGGATGGACTCAGTTCTTTTAACAATTTATCTACTTTTTAATGAAGGTTATTCGTCAAAAACAAAAGATTCCGTGATTCGTATTGATTTAATCAAACAAGCAATGAATTTAGGACTCTCTCTGACTCAGACAGAATCAACAAAAACTCCTGAATTGTTTGCACTCATGTCTCTCTTTTGTTTTCAAGCATCTCGACTCGACTCACGCACAAATACGCAAGGGTCTGTTGTCATATTTACTGACCAAGATAAATCCAAATGGGACCAAAACTTGATTCAGAAGGGAAACGAATATTTTTTAGAGGCATTCAGTACAACCTCAAGATCAAGATACCATTATGAAGCTGCCATTGCCTATTGGCATACACAAGAAGAGTCCTTAGAAAAATGGAAATACATCTTGAATCTATACGATAACTTTTTGGAAATCTACCAATCTCCGTCTGTTTTTTTAAATCGAGTTTTCGCTTATTCAAAAGTTTATGGAAAACAAAAAGCATTGAATGAGATGGAAAATTATCAAGATTATAAGAATCGTGATTATCATTCATTACTTGGATATTTATATTCTAATTCTAATAGCGAATTGGCCTCTCTACATTACCAGAAGGCAATTCAAAAAACAAAATCCAAAAAAGAGATCGCTGTATTAGAACAAAAGATCAAAGAATTAAATTCAAATGCTTTTCGAGAGTAG
- the flgB gene encoding flagellar basal body rod protein FlgB encodes MFEATHFMKTQDLLERGLSAATQRRKVITDNIANADVPNFKRSEVVFESMLKRAIESEKIEKDKAVPTKITNDRHIEFFKPLDYRDAKPKTNLDYLTTMRPDGNNVDIEKEVVDANQNQMSYSLMIDRLNQNNRLLNIVMRTN; translated from the coding sequence ATGTTTGAAGCAACACATTTCATGAAAACTCAAGACCTTTTGGAACGTGGTCTTAGTGCTGCTACCCAAAGACGAAAAGTCATCACAGACAATATCGCCAATGCCGATGTTCCCAACTTCAAACGTTCGGAAGTGGTTTTTGAATCGATGCTCAAACGCGCCATCGAATCAGAAAAAATTGAAAAAGACAAAGCAGTTCCTACTAAAATCACAAACGACCGTCATATTGAATTTTTTAAACCTCTTGATTACCGTGATGCGAAACCCAAAACCAATTTGGACTATTTAACTACGATGCGACCCGATGGAAACAACGTAGACATTGAAAAAGAAGTCGTAGATGCCAACCAAAACCAAATGAGTTATAGCCTTATGATTGATCGCTTAAACCAAAACAACCGCCTTCTCAATATAGTGATGAGAACCAACTAA
- a CDS encoding aminoglycoside phosphotransferase family protein: protein MDQQIKEYNITSLGKPFAIGRSADLFVLPENRILKLFFPEAKESEIDLEVTNTIEANQKGASMMRCYGKAKVGNRLGIIFDRLDGISLTKLPDKNPLELFRIAGKLAKLHYGIHQLKSDKFQDIKEILNHCLESAPLSFLNASEKEKVKSYIATLPNGNSILHLDFHPENVIVEGKNEIIIDWMTAAKGSPAADVAFTYLLFTDAELWPGTPKLKIIFYTIIRKFILSGYLKEYKSLSGITDSQIAAWRLPALVLRLGLWNIESERERLKAQITHLVEKGGKV, encoded by the coding sequence ATGGATCAACAAATCAAAGAATACAATATAACAAGTTTAGGGAAACCTTTTGCAATTGGAAGGTCGGCCGATCTATTTGTTTTGCCAGAGAATCGAATTCTGAAACTTTTTTTTCCTGAGGCAAAGGAATCAGAAATTGATTTAGAAGTAACAAACACCATCGAAGCCAATCAGAAAGGTGCTTCAATGATGCGTTGTTATGGAAAGGCCAAGGTTGGGAATCGGTTGGGAATTATTTTTGACAGGTTGGATGGGATTTCACTCACTAAACTTCCAGACAAAAATCCGTTGGAACTCTTTCGGATCGCCGGAAAACTTGCGAAGTTACACTACGGCATCCACCAGTTAAAATCAGATAAATTTCAAGACATAAAAGAAATCTTAAACCATTGTTTGGAATCTGCACCACTTTCATTTTTGAATGCGTCGGAAAAAGAAAAAGTCAAATCGTATATCGCAACTCTTCCCAATGGAAATTCCATTTTGCATTTGGATTTTCATCCTGAAAATGTAATTGTGGAAGGAAAAAACGAAATCATTATTGATTGGATGACTGCGGCCAAAGGAAGCCCCGCAGCCGATGTTGCCTTCACCTATCTTTTGTTTACTGATGCCGAACTTTGGCCAGGAACCCCAAAATTGAAAATTATCTTTTATACGATCATTCGAAAATTCATTCTTAGCGGATATTTGAAAGAATACAAAAGTCTGAGTGGAATCACAGATTCACAAATTGCTGCTTGGAGACTTCCTGCACTTGTCCTTCGTTTGGGTTTATGGAATATAGAAAGTGAGAGAGAGCGGCTAAAAGCACAAATCACCCATTTGGTGGAAAAAGGTGGGAAAGTATGA
- a CDS encoding AbrB/MazE/SpoVT family DNA-binding domain-containing protein has product MESTVQKWGNSLGIRIPKLFAKQLDLNDGSQVEVIQEGNRIIIYPYTKETLEQKLKKINSKNLHNEVDSGNSVGSEFW; this is encoded by the coding sequence ATGGAATCAACAGTCCAAAAATGGGGAAATAGTCTTGGGATTCGAATCCCAAAGTTATTTGCTAAACAATTAGACCTAAATGATGGAAGTCAGGTGGAAGTGATCCAAGAAGGAAATCGAATTATCATTTATCCTTATACTAAGGAAACTTTGGAGCAAAAATTAAAAAAAATCAATTCGAAGAACCTTCATAACGAGGTAGATAGCGGTAACTCTGTAGGAAGTGAATTTTGGTAA
- the fliE gene encoding flagellar hook-basal body complex protein FliE, protein MEGGKTMSIDRIANISSQTYKPHSLLPQGDKVGILRSNERHYGKTNEAKSPDEVAGTFGDALKKAFEQVNDQQVEADELTQKIVFDPNSVELHDVMIAAEKARISLTFAKTMSDGFVRAYRELTTLR, encoded by the coding sequence ATAGAAGGAGGAAAGACCATGTCCATTGATCGCATTGCAAACATCAGTTCCCAAACATACAAACCACATTCCCTACTCCCACAAGGTGACAAGGTAGGAATCCTTCGTTCCAACGAACGTCACTATGGTAAAACCAATGAAGCCAAATCTCCTGATGAAGTGGCTGGAACTTTTGGAGATGCCTTAAAAAAAGCATTCGAACAAGTGAATGACCAACAAGTCGAAGCGGATGAACTCACTCAAAAAATTGTTTTTGATCCAAACTCTGTGGAACTTCATGATGTGATGATTGCGGCAGAAAAAGCAAGGATCTCTTTGACATTTGCAAAAACAATGTCTGATGGATTTGTTAGAGCTTATAGAGAACTCACAACTCTTAGATAA
- a CDS encoding xylulokinase, with protein sequence MESGYILTYDIGTTGVKTCIFRISEALELVQSASKEYSIQLLDNGGAEQNPDDWWSSMKDTTAQILTQTKIQPESIQGISFCSQMQGLVLTDAKFQSVRPAMSYMDQRATKEMKRGIVHGFKIEGINAVKLLLSLWITGAVAASVKDPIWKYKWVEKNEPEVFSKVKWWFDVKEYLIARSTNEAVMTRDSAFATFLYNSRVGKGNWSPLLCKLFGVRLDHLPKIVNSSERVGGLTKEAAEYLGLIENISVFGGGGDASLIGVGAGAVSEGDTHIYAGTSGWIGTVTKKRTVDIGARIASIVGAREGYYNYFGEQETSGKCLQWVRDHLALDEIDLYLEKKKITDGPDAVYESLFEFMFDSIKDTEPGSQGVIFTPWLHGNRCPFEDPKARGIFFNISLHTGKRTLIRAVVEGILFHKRWILELSDTKIPTSDTIRFVGGVARSAFICQLLADITGKTIERVVHPENVGAMGAAAVVAFGIGKIKRFEEIKSMIPIQDRWTPNLKHKEIYDKNFKVFKNLYKANQNNFAILNT encoded by the coding sequence ATGGAATCTGGATATATACTGACTTATGATATTGGCACAACGGGGGTCAAAACCTGTATTTTCCGGATTTCAGAGGCTCTGGAGCTTGTTCAATCAGCCTCAAAGGAGTATTCGATCCAACTTCTAGACAATGGGGGAGCCGAACAAAATCCAGACGATTGGTGGTCCTCGATGAAGGATACCACGGCACAAATTTTGACCCAAACCAAAATCCAACCGGAGTCCATCCAAGGAATTTCCTTTTGTTCGCAAATGCAAGGTTTGGTGCTCACCGATGCAAAGTTTCAATCCGTACGCCCGGCGATGAGTTATATGGACCAAAGGGCCACAAAGGAAATGAAACGAGGCATTGTTCACGGTTTCAAAATTGAAGGGATCAACGCCGTTAAACTTTTGTTATCTCTTTGGATCACGGGGGCAGTTGCTGCCAGTGTCAAAGATCCGATTTGGAAATACAAATGGGTCGAAAAAAATGAACCAGAAGTATTTTCTAAAGTGAAGTGGTGGTTTGACGTAAAAGAATATTTAATCGCACGCTCTACAAACGAAGCTGTGATGACAAGAGACTCTGCCTTTGCTACTTTTTTATATAACTCAAGGGTAGGAAAAGGAAATTGGAGTCCACTTCTATGTAAGTTATTTGGTGTTCGTTTGGATCATTTACCAAAGATTGTGAATTCTTCTGAAAGGGTGGGTGGACTTACAAAAGAAGCGGCGGAGTACCTCGGTTTAATCGAAAACATATCCGTGTTTGGTGGTGGAGGAGATGCCTCACTCATTGGTGTGGGAGCCGGAGCCGTAAGTGAAGGTGATACTCATATCTATGCAGGAACTTCTGGTTGGATCGGGACTGTTACCAAAAAAAGAACTGTGGATATAGGAGCAAGGATTGCATCCATCGTTGGAGCACGAGAAGGATATTATAATTATTTTGGGGAACAAGAAACATCAGGGAAATGTTTGCAATGGGTGAGAGACCACTTGGCCTTAGATGAAATTGATTTATATTTAGAAAAAAAGAAAATTACCGATGGCCCTGATGCCGTATATGAAAGTTTGTTCGAGTTTATGTTTGATTCGATTAAAGATACAGAACCTGGCTCGCAGGGAGTGATTTTTACACCTTGGCTTCATGGCAACCGATGTCCTTTTGAAGACCCAAAAGCAAGAGGGATATTTTTTAACATTAGCTTACATACAGGAAAAAGAACTCTCATTCGAGCGGTAGTAGAAGGAATCCTTTTTCATAAACGTTGGATTTTAGAACTTTCTGATACAAAGATTCCTACATCAGATACCATCCGATTTGTGGGTGGTGTGGCAAGGTCTGCTTTTATCTGTCAGTTGTTAGCTGATATCACGGGAAAAACCATTGAAAGGGTAGTTCATCCGGAAAACGTTGGCGCGATGGGAGCTGCTGCCGTGGTTGCTTTTGGAATTGGAAAAATTAAAAGATTTGAAGAGATCAAATCAATGATTCCTATCCAAGACAGATGGACTCCTAATTTGAAACATAAAGAAATTTATGATAAAAACTTTAAGGTCTTTAAGAATCTTTATAAAGCCAATCAAAACAATTTTGCAATTTTAAATACATAA
- the mazF gene encoding endoribonuclease MazF: MVSKNKYVPKRGEIVWLNFNPQAGHEQMGRRPALVLSPAEYNMKTSLAIFCPITSKEKGYPFEVKINGKKISGAVLSDQIKSLDWTIRQAEFIEEIEKTALKEVVDNIKLLIIP, translated from the coding sequence TTGGTAAGTAAAAACAAATATGTTCCGAAAAGGGGAGAAATTGTTTGGCTCAATTTTAATCCTCAGGCTGGACATGAACAAATGGGGAGAAGGCCAGCACTTGTTCTTTCGCCAGCTGAATATAATATGAAAACGAGTTTAGCAATTTTTTGTCCAATCACAAGCAAAGAAAAAGGTTATCCTTTCGAAGTAAAAATCAATGGCAAAAAAATTAGTGGAGCAGTACTTTCCGATCAAATCAAGAGTTTAGACTGGACAATTCGCCAAGCTGAATTCATAGAAGAAATCGAAAAAACTGCTTTGAAAGAAGTTGTAGACAACATTAAACTTTTAATCATTCCCTAA
- a CDS encoding SDR family NAD(P)-dependent oxidoreductase, protein MAYHLKDKVVLITGASGGIGVSCARELYKEGAKLVLTDISQKSLDTLAAEFAKERILTKTMDVTDWESIKQVTRLTISKFGKLDIVFANAGISWKESAYTVFNCDESEFEKIIEVDLLGVWRTIKSTLSELVKNQGQVVVTSSIYAFTNGMCNAPYATSKAGIEMLSRSLRAELAGKGTNVSVLYPGWVATPLTEGVFGGDRLTTNMRELGFPMVLRKAIPPEKVAKALVNGLKQRKPRIIVPARWIPIQLFRGMVGILSDWYLSNHSRIQSMLLELENRTKKLN, encoded by the coding sequence ATGGCATATCATCTCAAAGACAAAGTAGTTCTCATCACTGGTGCTTCTGGAGGCATTGGTGTTTCTTGTGCTAGAGAACTTTACAAAGAAGGCGCCAAACTAGTATTAACAGATATATCTCAAAAATCACTTGATACATTGGCGGCTGAGTTTGCAAAAGAACGAATTTTGACAAAAACAATGGATGTCACCGATTGGGAATCCATCAAACAAGTGACAAGACTTACGATTTCCAAGTTTGGAAAACTAGATATCGTATTTGCCAATGCTGGAATTTCCTGGAAAGAATCGGCTTATACGGTTTTTAATTGTGATGAATCAGAATTTGAAAAGATTATAGAAGTAGATTTACTCGGTGTTTGGCGCACAATCAAGTCGACTTTGTCAGAATTGGTAAAAAATCAAGGCCAAGTGGTTGTTACTTCTTCCATTTACGCTTTCACCAATGGAATGTGTAATGCACCTTATGCTACTTCCAAAGCAGGGATTGAAATGTTGTCTCGGTCGCTTAGGGCAGAGCTTGCCGGTAAAGGTACAAACGTGAGTGTCCTTTATCCTGGTTGGGTTGCCACTCCCCTGACAGAAGGAGTATTCGGAGGTGATCGTCTAACCACAAACATGCGAGAACTGGGATTTCCTATGGTTTTAAGAAAAGCAATTCCACCGGAAAAAGTGGCAAAAGCATTGGTAAATGGTTTGAAACAGCGGAAACCAAGAATCATCGTTCCGGCTCGTTGGATCCCCATCCAACTCTTCCGAGGAATGGTTGGAATTTTATCGGATTGGTATCTCTCAAACCATTCCCGCATCCAATCCATGCTTCTCGAGTTAGAAAATAGAACTAAGAAATTAAACTAG
- a CDS encoding glycerol-3-phosphate dehydrogenase/oxidase has protein sequence MNLKLDRFIETYKGEEFDVTIIGGGITGATLAYEVASRGYTVALVEKKDFGGATSAATGKLIHGGLRYLKQFEIGLVREALKERRILSNIAPNLVYPYPMVLPKPGLIARIGLFVYDLLSFDSKWTWDESKQIPNHKYLKRKELLQKNLGDFEDAAYFYDAICLSPERLTLGFLKSAVSYGAKIANYTVVENLIWKENSVVGVLVHDVLTNQKHQIRSKVTINASGPWTHNILSKSPKTEQPMPKKRSEGIYIITKKLTNLMTLYVGDKGHFSFAPWRGHSMIGPTEKSYFGNVEDWKLTKESITEFIDYINETSHIKEKLTVDDVIFAYGGLRPLVESSDDTYSASRRSELYDHVRDGVQGLITAAGGKYTTSRHFAETIFKRIQKKLDKKSGEAISAKQYLYASQIPNVEIFIQGAKKQNSDFSENTVDYLIRHYGLQYEIILELARKTKNLAAVLNADGEILAEVVYVIRYEMAKSLSDIFLRRTGLGTLGILSDEIMKVIIDTAAAEWNWSEEIKKKETEIIYKTLKLPV, from the coding sequence ATGAATTTAAAGTTAGATCGTTTTATTGAAACCTATAAAGGTGAAGAGTTTGATGTCACGATCATTGGTGGTGGAATCACCGGGGCAACTTTGGCTTACGAAGTGGCTAGTCGTGGTTATACGGTCGCTTTGGTGGAAAAAAAAGATTTTGGTGGGGCTACTTCTGCGGCCACAGGAAAATTAATTCATGGTGGGCTTCGTTATTTAAAACAGTTTGAAATCGGACTTGTGAGAGAGGCATTAAAAGAAAGAAGGATTCTTTCTAACATCGCACCTAATTTAGTATATCCCTATCCCATGGTACTTCCAAAACCCGGACTCATTGCAAGGATTGGGCTTTTTGTTTATGATCTGCTCTCTTTTGACAGTAAGTGGACTTGGGATGAATCCAAACAAATTCCCAATCATAAGTATCTCAAAAGAAAAGAACTCCTCCAAAAGAACTTGGGTGATTTTGAAGATGCCGCTTATTTTTATGATGCGATTTGTTTGAGTCCAGAAAGGTTAACTCTTGGTTTTTTAAAATCGGCTGTTTCTTATGGTGCCAAAATTGCCAACTACACAGTGGTTGAAAATTTAATTTGGAAAGAGAATTCCGTTGTTGGAGTTTTAGTCCATGATGTTTTGACGAATCAAAAACACCAAATTCGTTCTAAGGTAACGATCAATGCGTCTGGGCCTTGGACACATAACATTCTATCTAAATCTCCTAAAACAGAACAACCTATGCCGAAAAAACGTTCGGAAGGGATCTATATCATTACCAAAAAATTAACAAACTTAATGACTTTGTATGTGGGTGATAAAGGCCATTTCAGCTTTGCTCCTTGGCGTGGACACTCTATGATTGGGCCCACGGAAAAATCCTATTTTGGAAATGTGGAAGATTGGAAACTCACTAAAGAAAGTATCACTGAGTTTATCGATTATATCAATGAAACATCTCATATCAAAGAGAAGTTAACGGTAGATGATGTTATTTTTGCTTACGGGGGTTTACGTCCTTTGGTGGAAAGTTCCGATGATACTTATTCTGCATCCAGAAGGTCAGAACTTTACGATCATGTTCGTGATGGTGTCCAAGGATTGATTACCGCTGCCGGAGGCAAGTATACGACAAGTAGGCATTTTGCAGAGACCATATTCAAACGAATCCAAAAGAAATTAGATAAAAAATCGGGTGAAGCTATTTCCGCAAAACAATACTTATACGCATCGCAGATTCCGAATGTGGAGATATTCATCCAAGGAGCAAAGAAACAAAACTCTGATTTTTCCGAAAATACTGTTGATTATTTAATTCGTCACTACGGTTTACAATATGAAATCATTTTGGAACTGGCTAGAAAAACAAAAAATCTGGCAGCAGTTCTCAATGCCGATGGTGAAATTTTAGCAGAAGTAGTGTACGTGATTCGTTATGAAATGGCAAAATCCCTTTCTGATATTTTTTTAAGAAGAACAGGTCTTGGTACACTTGGAATTCTTTCTGATGAAATTATGAAGGTAATCATTGATACGGCGGCTGCGGAATGGAACTGGTCAGAAGAAATAAAAAAGAAAGAAACAGAGATCATTTACAAAACTTTAAAATTACCAGTTTGA
- the flgC gene encoding flagellar basal body rod protein FlgC, whose protein sequence is MGMFDSINISATGLSAQRLRMDVISNNIANSTTTRNTNGDGPFRRDRVILTPINLRTNWKSPVYPFGVAPGEGKGVKVMKIEKDMSPLRLTYDPTHPDAIQTGPKKGYVELPNINIVTEMTDMISASRSYEANVQLINGSKAMMNKAMEIGRA, encoded by the coding sequence ATGGGAATGTTTGATTCGATTAATATATCTGCCACTGGCCTTTCTGCCCAAAGACTCCGAATGGATGTCATTTCCAATAACATTGCAAACTCGACCACAACGAGAAATACCAATGGAGACGGGCCTTTTAGACGTGACCGCGTGATCCTAACACCAATTAACCTCAGAACCAATTGGAAAAGCCCTGTGTATCCTTTTGGAGTGGCTCCTGGTGAAGGCAAAGGGGTCAAGGTAATGAAAATCGAAAAGGACATGAGCCCTTTACGACTCACTTATGACCCAACCCACCCCGACGCCATCCAAACTGGCCCAAAAAAAGGTTACGTGGAACTTCCGAACATCAATATCGTCACTGAGATGACTGATATGATTTCTGCTTCTCGGTCCTATGAGGCCAATGTCCAACTCATCAACGGCTCCAAAGCCATGATGAATAAGGCCATGGAGATCGGTCGGGCGTAA
- a CDS encoding MFS transporter, translating to MSQNTPKIYPYRWVVLFAYIVITATICLQWLTFAPIARDAKEFYQVSPLQIDLLSLVFLGVFVFIAIPASYVIDTYGIKKGVGFGAILTGVCGLLKGIYAADYSIVLICQIGLAVAQPFLLNAVTKISVLWFPIQERATAVALGTLAQFLGIILVMILTPILLQSGNSIPQVMMIYGFVSVTSAILFLLLIKEKPPTSPSTHGEDHELPFLEGLRFLWKQKDMRKILFLFLIGLGVFNAVSTCIDQICEIKGLNIDESGLVGGVMLISGIIGGIIIPPLSDKWQKRKLFLIIAMAGFLLGLSLFTLFQGFIFLLTGSVIIGFFLLGIGAPIGFQYCAEITSPAPESTSQGLLLLVGQVSGILFILGLNFLGMISFLYILLILSLINFVMVFWLKESPFMES from the coding sequence ATGAGCCAAAACACTCCAAAAATATATCCGTACCGCTGGGTCGTGTTATTTGCCTATATCGTCATCACTGCCACCATTTGTTTACAATGGTTGACCTTTGCTCCCATCGCACGAGATGCCAAAGAGTTTTATCAAGTAAGCCCTTTACAAATCGATTTACTCTCGCTCGTATTTCTCGGGGTTTTTGTCTTCATAGCGATCCCTGCATCGTATGTAATTGATACTTACGGAATCAAAAAAGGAGTTGGGTTTGGTGCCATACTAACGGGAGTTTGTGGGTTACTCAAAGGAATTTATGCTGCCGACTATTCAATCGTTTTAATCTGCCAAATTGGTTTGGCCGTAGCACAACCTTTTTTACTGAATGCTGTTACAAAGATTAGTGTATTGTGGTTTCCTATCCAAGAACGAGCCACAGCGGTTGCTCTGGGAACTCTCGCCCAATTTCTAGGAATCATACTTGTGATGATCCTCACACCCATCTTACTCCAATCAGGAAATTCCATTCCACAGGTTATGATGATTTATGGATTTGTTTCTGTGACTTCCGCCATTCTTTTTCTTTTACTTATCAAAGAAAAACCGCCAACTTCGCCGAGCACTCACGGAGAAGACCATGAACTCCCCTTTTTGGAAGGACTTCGTTTTTTATGGAAACAAAAAGACATGAGAAAAATCCTATTTTTGTTTCTTATTGGACTTGGAGTCTTCAATGCGGTGAGCACTTGTATTGATCAAATCTGTGAAATCAAAGGACTGAATATCGACGAATCAGGTCTTGTTGGTGGAGTGATGCTTATATCTGGAATCATTGGTGGGATCATCATACCTCCGTTATCCGACAAATGGCAAAAAAGAAAATTATTTCTTATCATTGCCATGGCAGGATTTCTCTTGGGCCTTAGTTTATTTACCTTATTCCAAGGTTTTATTTTTCTACTCACAGGTTCTGTGATCATTGGATTTTTTCTCTTAGGTATCGGGGCACCCATCGGATTTCAATACTGCGCAGAAATCACATCCCCTGCACCAGAATCCACTTCCCAAGGTTTGTTACTCCTTGTGGGACAAGTGTCAGGAATTCTATTTATCTTAGGCCTGAACTTTTTAGGGATGATATCGTTTCTCTATATCCTTCTCATTTTATCACTGATTAATTTTGTGATGGTGTTTTGGTTAAAAGAATCACCGTTTATGGAAAGTTAA
- a CDS encoding MBL fold metallo-hydrolase — protein MGKVITIDTEYANMPQVASAYLLEEEGHGVVVETNTTHAIPKILKVMESEGIKRENLDYVIVTHVHLDHAGGAWALLEACPNAILLAHPKTAKHLIDPSLLIKSATSVYGKENFDSLYGEIKPVPKDRVRVMEDGEWFSWKDHSFQFIYTKGHANHHFCVYDKKTNGIYTGDSFGISYPHLENRKRFIFPTTTPTDFDFAEAVQSLGRILETGAEVAYLTHFGAIGELQKNAEDLKLGLTLCNEAILILETIQKEDRLSFMESKVKAMIQTLADKHSITLTESDWKLLNLDVNLNAQGLVYAFEKKQPKV, from the coding sequence ATGGGCAAAGTGATCACCATTGATACTGAGTATGCAAACATGCCACAAGTGGCATCGGCTTATCTTTTAGAAGAAGAAGGGCATGGAGTGGTAGTGGAAACCAATACAACCCATGCCATCCCCAAAATTTTAAAGGTGATGGAGTCTGAGGGAATCAAAAGAGAGAACCTCGACTATGTCATTGTGACTCATGTGCACTTAGACCATGCGGGTGGTGCCTGGGCACTTCTGGAAGCTTGTCCAAATGCGATTCTTCTCGCACATCCCAAAACCGCCAAACACTTGATAGATCCTAGTTTACTCATTAAAAGTGCCACATCCGTGTATGGAAAAGAAAACTTTGATTCTTTGTATGGTGAAATCAAACCAGTTCCAAAAGATAGAGTTCGTGTGATGGAAGATGGAGAATGGTTTTCTTGGAAAGACCATTCTTTTCAGTTTATCTACACAAAGGGACATGCCAACCATCACTTCTGCGTTTATGACAAAAAAACGAATGGAATTTATACGGGGGATTCCTTTGGAATTTCCTATCCACATTTAGAGAATAGAAAACGATTTATTTTCCCGACAACCACTCCCACTGACTTTGATTTTGCGGAAGCGGTTCAATCACTGGGTCGAATTTTAGAAACTGGGGCAGAGGTAGCTTACCTCACACATTTTGGTGCGATCGGTGAGTTACAAAAAAATGCCGAGGATTTGAAATTAGGCCTTACTCTATGTAATGAAGCGATTTTGATCTTAGAGACGATCCAAAAGGAAGATCGTCTCTCTTTTATGGAATCCAAAGTAAAAGCCATGATTCAAACTTTGGCAGACAAACATTCTATTACACTTACCGAATCGGATTGGAAATTATTAAATCTAGATGTGAATTTGAATGCACAAGGGTTAGTTTATGCTTTTGAAAAAAAACAGCCAAAAGTATAA